A stretch of the Proteus sp. ZN5 genome encodes the following:
- the cheR gene encoding protein-glutamate O-methyltransferase CheR codes for MKRNVTEVLSDIAAQPLDIFTQRFMLSDDQFQSICQLIYQKAGIVLTNNKREMVYNRLTRRLRELRMNNFGDYLAFLKSDVRNPEWQEFVNALTTNLTAFFREAHHFPILAKHARKRAGGVYRVWCAAASTGEEPYSIAMTLRDVFGNNPYKTKIIASDIDTNVLDKARKGVYRQEELKTLNDEYLKKYFLKGVGDFEGYVKIRQQISEMVSFQYLNLLDKQWDLEGSFDAIFCRNVMIYFDKATQQTLLNRFTSLLKPDGMLFVGHSENVSQLSKDFYLHGHTVYGLTPARRGYE; via the coding sequence ATGAAACGTAATGTTACTGAAGTCTTATCAGATATCGCTGCTCAACCGTTGGATATTTTTACCCAACGGTTCATGTTGTCCGATGATCAGTTCCAATCTATATGCCAATTGATTTATCAAAAGGCAGGTATTGTGCTGACTAACAACAAAAGGGAGATGGTTTATAACCGTCTCACTAGGAGGTTACGTGAATTACGGATGAATAACTTTGGTGACTATCTTGCGTTTCTTAAAAGTGATGTACGCAACCCTGAATGGCAAGAGTTTGTAAATGCATTAACAACCAATCTCACCGCATTTTTCAGGGAGGCGCATCATTTTCCTATTCTGGCTAAACATGCCAGAAAAAGAGCAGGAGGCGTCTACCGAGTATGGTGTGCAGCAGCATCTACTGGAGAAGAACCTTATTCAATTGCGATGACTTTACGCGATGTTTTTGGGAATAACCCTTATAAAACCAAAATTATTGCCAGCGATATCGATACTAATGTGTTGGATAAAGCACGAAAAGGTGTTTACCGACAGGAAGAGCTTAAAACTTTAAATGATGAATATTTGAAAAAATATTTTCTCAAAGGTGTCGGCGATTTTGAAGGATACGTGAAAATTAGACAGCAAATTAGCGAGATGGTCTCTTTTCAGTATTTGAATTTACTCGACAAGCAATGGGATCTAGAAGGCAGTTTTGATGCGATTTTTTGTCGCAATGTCATGATTTATTTTGACAAAGCGACACAACAAACCTTACTTAACCGCTTTACCTCATTACTTAAGCCAGACGGAATGCTGTTTGTTGGACATTCTGAGAATGTAAGCCAGCTTAGCAAGGATTTCTACTTGCATGGGCATACCGTTTACGGGCTGACACCAGCAAGGAGAGGTTATGAATAA